A window of Drosophila subobscura isolate 14011-0131.10 chromosome E, UCBerk_Dsub_1.0, whole genome shotgun sequence contains these coding sequences:
- the LOC117891454 gene encoding serrate RNA effector molecule homolog isoform X2, with amino-acid sequence MADSDDEYDRKRRDKFRGERESYRTERRDERRPIGGAGGGRDEWSERNPFRGGGAGGGGVQRHRPDYSDYRGPGPRPRYGSPGREMPPAKRMRPDWGEGDGRPGPRYGGYDPYLMQAWTDHYQSMHSAYHHASHPPPVRELPILGGDTLTQPAMLTLKQFLDTQDENISDSEVMRKYTEYKTDFKRQQLNEFFVAHKDEEWFKNKYHPEDSVNRSEEQRGFLRRRTDVFVELLENGTIGSVKVDSSHSDALIKVLDTCVIKLEGGTDEDLKVLDEKPVVKDPVVFERKPEPDDTATVVENTPKSPKKEKEEDEEMPQIVSPQRTELKPVNSDDENWDEPEVEAAPVPAKKPEEEEPKESEPIPDIKQTQKKQKKKKIKKRKRNSSSDEESSSSESESSSSSSDEEEDDEKLKAKYDVEDGLRAEQKAEAEKDQAEAAKAKQGSVSPKEEAAAEKPAADPPAAEGEAKEDGQAEKSPKPKEDEKKQENGDAAKTDESAAEPGETGEDADTGEVKPVTIDLDKVNTPRAMHRTSSIFLRNLAPSITKAEIEALCSRFSGYLRTAIADPLVERRWYRRGWITFTRDVNIKEICWSLNNQRLRDCEMGAIVNRDLSRRVRPANGITSHKQVVRSDIKLCARIVMNLDEKFKLWSDNQLSKPSPASDPEAAVSGNGSGPSYGFNSKNPVLQNITDYLIEEASAEEEELLGLSGDRKDGEGEPIERDEQLLSVLDRLVLYLRVVHSVDYYNHCEYPYEDEMPNRCGIIHARGPAPSRVTSNELNEYIKSYEGKLLQFLTKTALLSEDQIKDLGAKNADTEVEKFVQANTQELAKDKWLCPLSGKKFKGPEFIRKHIFNKHEEKVDEVRKEVQYFNNYLRDPKRPQLPEHPGSVKRPEQESARGPGGYRPPMYTPMAGMPYGFGGHMMGGGGRGGRHFAPARRPGGFDYRSHRSHYRDLDAPQDPY; translated from the exons ATGGCTGATTCGGATGATGAATACGACCGCAAGCGGCGCGACAAGTTCCGTGGAGAACGCGAGAGCTATCGGACGGAGCGACGGGATGAGCGTCGCCCCATAGGCGGTGCTGGCGGAGGCCGGGACGAATGGTCGGAGCG CAATCCATTCAGGGGTGGAGGTGCTGGAGGCGGAGGTGTTCAGCGTCATCGACCTGATTACAGCGATTACCGCGGCCCAGGTCCACGGCCACGATACGGCTCTCCCGGCCGCGAGATGCCACCAGCGAAACGTATGCGTCCTGACTGGGGTGAAGGAGATGGACGCCCAGGTCCACGTTATGGTG GCTATGACCCCTATCTGATGCAGGCGTGGACTGATCACTATCAGTCAATGCACTCGGCGTACCACCACGCAAGTCACCCACCGCCAGTGCGAGAGCTGCCAATCTTAGGGGGAGACACGCTGACTCAGCCGGCGATGCTGACCCTGAAACAGTTCCTGGACACACAGGACGAGAACATTTCCGATTCGGAGGTGATGCGCAAGTACACCGAATACAAGACGGACTttaagcggcagcagctgaacGAGTTCTTTGTGGCCCACAAGGATGAGGAATG GTTCAAGAATAAATACCATCCCGAGGACAGTGTAAATCGCAGCGAGGAGCAGCGCGGATTTCTGCGG AGACGCACAGATGTGTTTGTGGAACTCCTGGAGAATGGCACCATTGGGAGCGTCAAGGTGGATTCCTCCCATAGCGATGCGCTGATCAAGGTTTTGGACACGTGTGTGATCAAGCTGGAAGGCGGCACCGACGAGGATCTCAAGGTTCTCGATGAGAAGCCAGTAGTCAAGGATCCGGTTGTCTTCGAAcgaaagccagagccagatgACACAGCCACGGTGGTCGAAAATACGCCCAAGAGTCCCaagaaagagaaggaagagGACGAAGAAATGCCGCAAATTGTTTCGCCTCAGCGTACGGAGTTGAAGCCAGTAAATTCGGACGATGAGAACTGGGATGAACCTGAAGTGGAAgctgcgcctgtgcctgccAAAAAACCGGAGGAGGAAGagccaaaagagagcgagccgATTCCGGACATCAAGCAGACgcagaagaagcaaaagaagaagaagatcaaGAAACGCAagcgaaacagcagcagcgacgaggAGAGTTCCTCATCTGAGTCCGAGtctagctccagctcctccgaCGAAGAGGAGGACGACGAGAAGCTTAAAGCGAAATATGATGTTGAGGATGGCCTGAGGGCCGAACAGAAAGCGGAGGCAGAAAAGGatcaagcagaagcagccaagGCGAAGCAGGGATCAGTTAGTCCCAAAGAGGAAGCAGCCGCAGAGAAGCCCGCGGCtgatcctcctgctgccgaGGGTGAAGCTAAGGAGGACGGTCAGGCAGAGAAATCACCAAAACCCAAAGAGGATGagaaaaaacaggaaaatggAGATGCCGCCAAGACAGACGAGAGTGCAGCTGAGCCTGGGGAGACTGGGGAGGACGCTGATACCGGTGAGGTGAAACCAGTAACCATTGACCTGGACAAAGTGAATACTCCGCGGGCCATGCACCGGACCTCCTCGATCTTCCTACGCAACCTGGCTCCCTCCATAACCAAGGCCGAGATTGAGGCGCTTTGCAGTCGCTTCAGCGGATATTTGAGAACGGCCATAGCAGATCCGTTGGTGGAACGTCGTTGGTATCGTCGCGGCTGGATTACTTTCACACGCGATGTCAACATCAAAGAGATTTGCTGGAGCTTGAACAATCAGCGATTGCGCGACTGCGAAATGGGGGCCATTGTCAATCGCGACTTGAGTCGGCGAGTGCGTCCAGCCAACGGAATTACTTCCCACAAGCAGGTGGTGCGATCGGATATCAAGTTGTGCGCTCGGATCGTCATGAATCTGGATGAGAAGTTCAAGCTGTGGTCCGATAATCAGCTCAGCAAGCCCTCGCCTGCCAGCGACCCGGAAGCAGCGGTATCTGGCAATGGAAGCGGCCCCAGCTATGGCTTCAATTCCAAGAATCCTGTGCTGCAGAACATCACCGACTACCTCATCGAAGAGGCTTctgcggaggaggaggagctcttGGGGCTCTCCGGTGACCGCAAGGACGGTGAGGGCGAGCCCATCGAACGCGACGAGCAGTTGCTGTCAGTGCTGGATCGTCTGGTGCTGTACCTTAGGGTTGTACACTCGGTGGACTACTACAACCACTGCGAGTATCCGTACGAGGATGAGATGCCCAATCGCTGTGGCATTATCCACGCCCGTGGCCCGGCTCCCTCACGTGTGACCAGCAACGAGCTCAATGAGTACATCAAGTCGTACGAGGGCAAGCTGCTGCAATTTCTGACCAAGACAGCGCTGCTTAGCGAAGATCAGATCAAGGATCTCGGTGCCAAAAATGCCGACACCGAGGTAGAGAAGTTTGTGCAGGCCAACACCCAGGAGCTCGCCAAGGACAAGTGGCTGTGTCCGCTCTCCGGCAAGAAGTTCAAGGGACCCGAGTTCATCCGCAAGCACATCTTCAACAAGCACGAGGAGAAGGTCGACGAGGTCCGCAAGGAGGTGCAATATTTCAACAATTATTTACGCGACCCGAAGCGTCCACAGTTGCCAGAGCATCCCGGCAGCGTGAAGCGTCCTGAACAGGAGTCTGCTCGTGGACCCGGAGG CTACCGTCCGCCGATGTACACCCCAATGGCTGGAATGCCTTATGGCTTTGGAGGCCACATGatgggtggtggtggccgTGGTGGACGCCACTTTGCGCCCGCTCGCAG ACCCGGTGGTTTTGATTATCGATCACACAGATCACACTACCGGGACTTGGATGCGCCACAAGATCCTTACTAG
- the LOC117891454 gene encoding serrate RNA effector molecule homolog isoform X1 — translation MADSDDEYDRKRRDKFRGERESYRTERRDERRPIGGAGGGRDEWSERNPFRGGGAGGGGVQRHRPDYSDYRGPGPRPRYGSPGREMPPAKRMRPDWGEGDGRPGPRYGGYDPYLMQAWTDHYQSMHSAYHHASHPPPVRELPILGGDTLTQPAMLTLKQFLDTQDENISDSEVMRKYTEYKTDFKRQQLNEFFVAHKDEEWFKNKYHPEDSVNRSEEQRGFLRRRTDVFVELLENGTIGSVKVDSSHSDALIKVLDTCVIKLEGGTDEDLKVLDEKPVVKDPVVFERKPEPDDTATVVENTPKSPKKEKEEDEEMPQIVSPQRTELKPVNSDDENWDEPEVEAAPVPAKKPEEEEPKESEPIPDIKQTQKKQKKKKIKKRKRNSSSDEESSSSESESSSSSSDEEEDDEKLKAKYDVEDGLRAEQKAEAEKDQAEAAKAKQGSVSPKEEAAAEKPAADPPAAEGEAKEDGQAEKSPKPKEDEKKQENGDAAKTDESAAEPGETGEDADTGEVKPVTIDLDKVNTPRAMHRTSSIFLRNLAPSITKAEIEALCSRFSGYLRTAIADPLVERRWYRRGWITFTRDVNIKEICWSLNNQRLRDCEMGAIVNRDLSRRVRPANGITSHKQVVRSDIKLCARIVMNLDEKFKLWSDNQLSKPSPASDPEAAVSGNGSGPSYGFNSKNPVLQNITDYLIEEASAEEEELLGLSGDRKDGEGEPIERDEQLLSVLDRLVLYLRVVHSVDYYNHCEYPYEDEMPNRCGIIHARGPAPSRVTSNELNEYIKSYEGKLLQFLTKTALLSEDQIKDLGAKNADTEVEKFVQANTQELAKDKWLCPLSGKKFKGPEFIRKHIFNKHEEKVDEVRKEVQYFNNYLRDPKRPQLPEHPGSVKRPEQESARGPGGYRPPMYTPMAGMPYGFGGHMMGGGGRGGRHFAPARRELPLEHHRRLVGYHDLDAPANSDIFD, via the exons ATGGCTGATTCGGATGATGAATACGACCGCAAGCGGCGCGACAAGTTCCGTGGAGAACGCGAGAGCTATCGGACGGAGCGACGGGATGAGCGTCGCCCCATAGGCGGTGCTGGCGGAGGCCGGGACGAATGGTCGGAGCG CAATCCATTCAGGGGTGGAGGTGCTGGAGGCGGAGGTGTTCAGCGTCATCGACCTGATTACAGCGATTACCGCGGCCCAGGTCCACGGCCACGATACGGCTCTCCCGGCCGCGAGATGCCACCAGCGAAACGTATGCGTCCTGACTGGGGTGAAGGAGATGGACGCCCAGGTCCACGTTATGGTG GCTATGACCCCTATCTGATGCAGGCGTGGACTGATCACTATCAGTCAATGCACTCGGCGTACCACCACGCAAGTCACCCACCGCCAGTGCGAGAGCTGCCAATCTTAGGGGGAGACACGCTGACTCAGCCGGCGATGCTGACCCTGAAACAGTTCCTGGACACACAGGACGAGAACATTTCCGATTCGGAGGTGATGCGCAAGTACACCGAATACAAGACGGACTttaagcggcagcagctgaacGAGTTCTTTGTGGCCCACAAGGATGAGGAATG GTTCAAGAATAAATACCATCCCGAGGACAGTGTAAATCGCAGCGAGGAGCAGCGCGGATTTCTGCGG AGACGCACAGATGTGTTTGTGGAACTCCTGGAGAATGGCACCATTGGGAGCGTCAAGGTGGATTCCTCCCATAGCGATGCGCTGATCAAGGTTTTGGACACGTGTGTGATCAAGCTGGAAGGCGGCACCGACGAGGATCTCAAGGTTCTCGATGAGAAGCCAGTAGTCAAGGATCCGGTTGTCTTCGAAcgaaagccagagccagatgACACAGCCACGGTGGTCGAAAATACGCCCAAGAGTCCCaagaaagagaaggaagagGACGAAGAAATGCCGCAAATTGTTTCGCCTCAGCGTACGGAGTTGAAGCCAGTAAATTCGGACGATGAGAACTGGGATGAACCTGAAGTGGAAgctgcgcctgtgcctgccAAAAAACCGGAGGAGGAAGagccaaaagagagcgagccgATTCCGGACATCAAGCAGACgcagaagaagcaaaagaagaagaagatcaaGAAACGCAagcgaaacagcagcagcgacgaggAGAGTTCCTCATCTGAGTCCGAGtctagctccagctcctccgaCGAAGAGGAGGACGACGAGAAGCTTAAAGCGAAATATGATGTTGAGGATGGCCTGAGGGCCGAACAGAAAGCGGAGGCAGAAAAGGatcaagcagaagcagccaagGCGAAGCAGGGATCAGTTAGTCCCAAAGAGGAAGCAGCCGCAGAGAAGCCCGCGGCtgatcctcctgctgccgaGGGTGAAGCTAAGGAGGACGGTCAGGCAGAGAAATCACCAAAACCCAAAGAGGATGagaaaaaacaggaaaatggAGATGCCGCCAAGACAGACGAGAGTGCAGCTGAGCCTGGGGAGACTGGGGAGGACGCTGATACCGGTGAGGTGAAACCAGTAACCATTGACCTGGACAAAGTGAATACTCCGCGGGCCATGCACCGGACCTCCTCGATCTTCCTACGCAACCTGGCTCCCTCCATAACCAAGGCCGAGATTGAGGCGCTTTGCAGTCGCTTCAGCGGATATTTGAGAACGGCCATAGCAGATCCGTTGGTGGAACGTCGTTGGTATCGTCGCGGCTGGATTACTTTCACACGCGATGTCAACATCAAAGAGATTTGCTGGAGCTTGAACAATCAGCGATTGCGCGACTGCGAAATGGGGGCCATTGTCAATCGCGACTTGAGTCGGCGAGTGCGTCCAGCCAACGGAATTACTTCCCACAAGCAGGTGGTGCGATCGGATATCAAGTTGTGCGCTCGGATCGTCATGAATCTGGATGAGAAGTTCAAGCTGTGGTCCGATAATCAGCTCAGCAAGCCCTCGCCTGCCAGCGACCCGGAAGCAGCGGTATCTGGCAATGGAAGCGGCCCCAGCTATGGCTTCAATTCCAAGAATCCTGTGCTGCAGAACATCACCGACTACCTCATCGAAGAGGCTTctgcggaggaggaggagctcttGGGGCTCTCCGGTGACCGCAAGGACGGTGAGGGCGAGCCCATCGAACGCGACGAGCAGTTGCTGTCAGTGCTGGATCGTCTGGTGCTGTACCTTAGGGTTGTACACTCGGTGGACTACTACAACCACTGCGAGTATCCGTACGAGGATGAGATGCCCAATCGCTGTGGCATTATCCACGCCCGTGGCCCGGCTCCCTCACGTGTGACCAGCAACGAGCTCAATGAGTACATCAAGTCGTACGAGGGCAAGCTGCTGCAATTTCTGACCAAGACAGCGCTGCTTAGCGAAGATCAGATCAAGGATCTCGGTGCCAAAAATGCCGACACCGAGGTAGAGAAGTTTGTGCAGGCCAACACCCAGGAGCTCGCCAAGGACAAGTGGCTGTGTCCGCTCTCCGGCAAGAAGTTCAAGGGACCCGAGTTCATCCGCAAGCACATCTTCAACAAGCACGAGGAGAAGGTCGACGAGGTCCGCAAGGAGGTGCAATATTTCAACAATTATTTACGCGACCCGAAGCGTCCACAGTTGCCAGAGCATCCCGGCAGCGTGAAGCGTCCTGAACAGGAGTCTGCTCGTGGACCCGGAGG CTACCGTCCGCCGATGTACACCCCAATGGCTGGAATGCCTTATGGCTTTGGAGGCCACATGatgggtggtggtggccgTGGTGGACGCCACTTTGCGCCCGCTCGCAG ggAATTGCCTTTGGAACACCACCGCCGGCTTGTCGGTTACCATGATTTGGATGCGCCCGCAAATTCCGATATATTTGACTAG